One Natronorubrum halophilum genomic window, GCAGGTGTCCTACGGCGCGCCGGTGTTGATCGAGACGGACCAGTCCGAACCGATCCTCATCGCCGCCGAAGAGTACGATGCGGGAGTGCTTCCGTTCACCGTCAAGCGGGGGTACGACCGGAAATGACGCTGATTACCGACATCCGACTCCGACGAATCCTCGACTCGCGGGGGAACCCGACGGTCGAGGCCGATGTCGTTACCGAAAGCGGCGGATTCGGCCGCGCTGCAGCACCGAGCGGTGCCAGTACGGGCGAGTACGAAGCCGTCGAGCGACCGCCGTCCGAGGCGATCGCCACGGCTCGCGAACACGCCGTTCCACGGCTCGTCGGCGAGGCCTACGCGGGCAACCAGCGCGAAGTCGACTCGATCCTGCGCGCGGCCGACGGCACGGACGACTTCTCCGAGATCGGCGCGAACAGCGCGGTTGCGATCTCGATGGCCGCTGCGAAAGCCGGCGCTGACGTGCTCGGCGCGCCGCTGTTCCAGCACCTCGGTGGTGCGTTCCGCGGTGAGAACTTCCCGATCCCGCTCGGTAACGTCGTCGGCGGCGGCGAACACGCCGCGGACGCGACCGACATTCAGGAGTTCCTCGTCGCCCCCGTCGGCGCACCGAGCATCGAGGACGCCGTCTTCGCCAACGCCGCCGCACACGACGCCGTCGCGGACCTCCTCGAGGAACGCGATATCGCCTGCGGAAAGGGCGACGAGGGCGCGTGGGCGCCGTCGATCGACGACGGCGAGGCGTTCGAGATCGTCGACGAGGCGGTCTCGCTGGTCGAAGACGATGTCGGGTTCAGTATCGGCTTCGGACTCGACGTCGCGGCCGCCGAACTGTACGACGACGACTCGGAAACCTACGAGTACGAGTCCGCCGGCATCAGCCGCGACACGGACGAGCAGATCGAGTACATCGCCGATCTGGTTCGGGAGTACGATCTGGTCTACGTCGAGGATCCCCTCGACGAGAACGACTACGATGCCTTCGCCGACCTCACCGACGAGGTTGGCGACCGGACGCTGATCTGCGGCGACGACCTGTTCGTCACGAACACCGAACGGCTCGTCGAAGGCATCGACCGCGGCGCGGCCAACAGCATCCTGATCAAGCCGAACCAGATCGGGACGCTGTCGGACGCCGTCGACGCGATCGAACTCGCGACGCGGAACGGCTACGACTCGGTCATCTCCCACCGTTCGGGCGAGACCGAGGACACGACGATCGCACACCTCGCCGTCGCGACCGACGCACCCTACATCAAGACGGGTGCCGTCGGCGGCGAGCGAACCGCCAAGCTCAACGAGCTCATCAGAATCGCAGACGACGCGACATGACAGACAACGACGCAACCCAGGAAGGGCTCGACGCTGCCGAAGACGAGATCGACGAGGAGCCAGCCGAAGGCGCTGGCCCCGCCGCCGATCCCGAGGAAGACGTCGAGCCAGCTGACGAACAGCCCGCCGACGCCGACGCCGAAGAGGCCGAGGCCGACGCAGAACCAGTCACGGACGAGGAGCCCGAAGACGAGGGGCCGACCCTCGACGACGACGTGATGTCCGACGAGGAGGCCGACCTGCTCATCCCCGTCGAGGACTATCTCGGTGCCGGTGTCCACATCGGTACCCAACAGAAGACCACGGACATGGAGCGGTTCATCCACCGCGTCCGAACCGACGGTCTCTACGTGCTCGACGTCTCGAAGACCGACAGCCGCATCCGTACGGCCGCGGACTTCCTGACGAACTACGATCCGGAGCAGATCCTGGTCACCTCGAGTCGCCAGTACGGTCGGTTCCCGGCGGAGAAGTTCGCCGAAGCCGTGGGCGCTCGCGCCCGCACCGGTCGCTTCATCCCGGGCACCCTGACGAACCCGAAGTACGACGGCTACATCGAACCCGACGTCGTCGTCGTCACCGACCCGATCGGCGACGCCCAGGCCGTCAAGGAAGCCATCACGGTCGGCATCCCGGTCATCGCGATGTGTGACTCGAACAACCAGGTCAGCAACGTCGACCTGGTCGTCCCGACGAACAACAAGGGTCGAAAGGCCCTGTCGGTCGTCTACTGGCTGCTCGCCAACGAAGTCCTCGATCGACGCGGCGCGGAGCCGTCGTACTCGCTCGAGGACTTCGAGAGTATGGTCTAAGTTCGCTTCAACGCTGTTCGTTTTTCTCGTCGGTGCCCGGAGGGCGAGCGCCCGCTGCGTTCGCGGGTCGCTCGAGCAACGTCTCGGAACGGATTCCAGCGGTTCAAAACGCGACGCGCGCTG contains:
- the rpsB gene encoding 30S ribosomal protein S2, giving the protein MTDNDATQEGLDAAEDEIDEEPAEGAGPAADPEEDVEPADEQPADADAEEAEADAEPVTDEEPEDEGPTLDDDVMSDEEADLLIPVEDYLGAGVHIGTQQKTTDMERFIHRVRTDGLYVLDVSKTDSRIRTAADFLTNYDPEQILVTSSRQYGRFPAEKFAEAVGARARTGRFIPGTLTNPKYDGYIEPDVVVVTDPIGDAQAVKEAITVGIPVIAMCDSNNQVSNVDLVVPTNNKGRKALSVVYWLLANEVLDRRGAEPSYSLEDFESMV
- a CDS encoding DNA-directed RNA polymerase subunit K, which produces MQQERHNRYEKARILGARALQVSYGAPVLIETDQSEPILIAAEEYDAGVLPFTVKRGYDRK
- the eno gene encoding phosphopyruvate hydratase translates to MTLITDIRLRRILDSRGNPTVEADVVTESGGFGRAAAPSGASTGEYEAVERPPSEAIATAREHAVPRLVGEAYAGNQREVDSILRAADGTDDFSEIGANSAVAISMAAAKAGADVLGAPLFQHLGGAFRGENFPIPLGNVVGGGEHAADATDIQEFLVAPVGAPSIEDAVFANAAAHDAVADLLEERDIACGKGDEGAWAPSIDDGEAFEIVDEAVSLVEDDVGFSIGFGLDVAAAELYDDDSETYEYESAGISRDTDEQIEYIADLVREYDLVYVEDPLDENDYDAFADLTDEVGDRTLICGDDLFVTNTERLVEGIDRGAANSILIKPNQIGTLSDAVDAIELATRNGYDSVISHRSGETEDTTIAHLAVATDAPYIKTGAVGGERTAKLNELIRIADDAT